One Neovison vison isolate M4711 chromosome 2, ASM_NN_V1, whole genome shotgun sequence genomic window carries:
- the TFAP2E gene encoding transcription factor AP-2-epsilon: protein MLVHTYSAMERPDGLGAAAGAARLSSLPQAAYGPAPPLCHTPAAADFQPPYFPPPYPQPPLPYGQAPDAAAAFPHLAADPYGGGLAPLGQPQPPQAAWAAPRAAARAHDEPPSLLAPPARALGLDPRRDYAAAVPRLLHGLADGAHGLADAPLGLPGLAAPPGLDDLQAMDDTGMSLLDQSVIKKVPIPSKASSLPALSLAKDSLVGGITNPSEVFCSVPGRLSLLSSTSKYKVTVGEVQRRLSPPECLNASLLGGVLRRAKSKNGGRCLRERLEKIGLNLPAGRRKAANVTLLTSLVEGEAVHLARDFGYVCETEFPAKAAAEYLCRQHADPGELHSRKSMLLAAKQICKEFADLMAQDRSPLGNSRPALILEPGVQSCLTHFSLITHGFGGPAICAALTAFQNYLLESLKGLDKMFLSGTGSGHGDTKASEKDAKHRK, encoded by the exons ATGCTGGTGCACACTTACTCCGCCATG gagCGCCCCGACGGGCTGGGCGCAGCGGCTGGCGCGGCCCGCCTGTCGTCTCTGCCCCAGGCGGCCTACGGGCCGGCGCCACCGCTCTGCCACACGCCGGCCGCCGCCGACTTCCAACCACCCTACTTCCCGCCGCCCTACCCGCAGCCGCCACTGCCCTACGGCCAGGCGCCCGACGCCGCTGCCGCCTTCCCGCACCTGGCCGCGGACCCCTACGGCGGCGGCCTGGCGCCTCTGGGACAGCCGCAGCCTCCACAGGCCGCCTGGGCcgcgccccgcgccgccgcccgcgcccatGACGAGCCACCCAGTCTGCTGGCGCCGCCCGCCCGCGCCCTGGGCCTCGACCCACGCCGCGACTACGCCGCCGCGGTTCCCCGGCTCCTGCACGGCCTAGCCGACGGCGCGCACGGCCTGGCAGATGCACCCCTCGGCCTCCCTGGGCTGGCGGCGCCGCCTGGCCTAGACGACCTGCAG GCCATGGATGATACGGGAATGAGTCTTCTGGACCAGTCCGTAATCAAGAAAG tccccatcccctccaaagCCAGCAGCCTCCCGGCCCTCTCACTGGCCAAAGACAGCCTGGTTGGTGGCATCACGAACCCCAGTGAGGTCTTCTGCTCCGTGCCAGGCCGGCTCTCGCTGCTCAGCTCAACGTCCAAGTACAAGGTGACCGTGGGGGAGGTCCAGCGGCGACTCTCACCTCCCGAGTGCCTCAATGCTTCCCTGCTAGGCGGTGTCCTTCGCAG GGCCAAGTCCAAGAATGGGGGCCGCTGTCTGCGGGAACGGCTGGAGAAGATTGGGCTCAACCTGCCAGCTGGCCGTCGCAAGGCTGCCAATGTGACACTTCTGACGTCGCTGGTGGAGG GAGAGGCCGTGCACCTGGCCCGAGACTTTGGCTACGTCTGCGAGACTGAGTTCCCAGCCAAGGCAGCTGCTGAGTACCTGTGCCGCCAGCATGCGGACCCCGGGGAGCTTCACAGCCGCAAGAGCATGCTGCTGGCTGCCAA GCAGATCTGCAAGGAGTTTGCAGACTTGATGGCTCAAGACCGCTCCCCATTGGGCAACAGCCGCCCAGCACTCATCCTGGAGCCTGGAGTACAGAGCTGCCTGACACACTTTAGCCTCATCACCCATGGCTTTGGTGGGCCCGCCATCTGTGCTGCCCTTACAGCCTTCCAGAACTACTTGCTGGAGTCACTCAAGGGCCTGGACAAGATGTTTCTAAGCGGTACGGGCAGTGGGCACGGTGACACCAAGGCTTCAGAGAAGGATGCCAAGCACCGGAAGTAA